Proteins co-encoded in one Coregonus clupeaformis isolate EN_2021a chromosome 17, ASM2061545v1, whole genome shotgun sequence genomic window:
- the LOC123492930 gene encoding POU domain, class 3, transcription factor 1-like: protein MATTAQYIPRNNSLPSNPLMHPDSDRMHQGTTYREVQKMMHHEYLQGLAATNTGHPMSLTHHQWLPTSNTDWTSGTHIGQQEHNKASVQASREDLSSGFHHRSHLVHQQTQSSHHGSWAPTTTHHLSPLSPASNGHQSLVYSQPGYTNLNAMLSPQPASLHHGMRDPLHDETGSHDNQMESPQQAFSHHQDHSDEDAPSSDDLEQFAKQFKQRRIKLGFTQADVGLALGTLYGNVFSQTTICRFEALQLSFKNMCKLKPLLNKWLEETDSNTGSPTNLDKIAAQGRKRKKRTSIEVGVKGALENHFLKCPKPSAHEITSLAGSLQLEKEVVRVWFCNRRQKEKRMTPIGVPHPNMEDVYSQAETPPLHHTLQSPAQ from the coding sequence ATGGCTACAACAGCTCAGTATATTCCGCGGAATAACTCCTTACCGTCTAACCCGCTCATGCATCCGGATTCGGACAGGATGCACCAGGGGACGACCTACAGAGAGGTGCAGAAAATGATGCACCACGAATACTTGCAAGGGCTAGCGGCGACCAACACGGGACATCCGATGAGCCTGACGCACCACCAGTGGCTGCCCACCTCCAACACCGACTGGACCAGCGGTACCCATATCGGGCAACAGGAGCACAACAAAGCCAGCGTTCAGGCGAGCCGAGAGGACCTGAGCAGCGGCTTCCACCATAGATCTCACCTGGTGCACCAGCAGACGCAGAGTAGCCACCATGGGTCGTGGGCGCCGACCACGACGCACCACTTGTCCCCGCTGTCCCCTGCCTCCAACGGGCACCAGTCGCTAGTCTACTCGCAGCCTGGATACACGAACCTCAACGCCATGCTGAGTCCCCAGCCCGCCTCTCTGCACCACGGCATGCGGGACCCGCTCCACGACGAAACAGGTAGCCATGACAACCAGATGGAGTCCCCCCAGCAGGCGTTCAGCCACCACCAGGACCACTCAGATGAGGATGCGCCCAGCTCCGACGACCTGGAGCAGTTCGCCAAGCAGTTCAAGCAGCGAAGGATCAAACTGGGCTTTACACAGGCGGACGTGGGCTTGGCCTTGGGCACCCTGTACGGAAATGTCTTTTCTCAGACCACTATCTGCAGGTTCGAGGCACTGCAGCTCAGCTTCAAGAACATGTGCAAACTTAAGCCACTGCTAAACAAGTGGCTGGAGGAGACAGACTCAAACACCGGCAGTCCCACCAATTTGGACAAGATTGCTGCGCAGGGCAGGAAACGAAAGAAGAGGACCTCGATTGAAGTTGGGGTGAAAGGGGCGCTGGAAAATCATTTCTTAAAATGCCCCAAGCCTTCCGCACATGAAATCACCAGTTTAGCCGGCTCTCTTCAATTGGAAAAAGAGGTTGTCCGTGTTTGGTTTTGCAACAGAAGACAAAAAGAGAAAAGAATGACGCCGATAGGGGTACCTCATCCGAATATGGAGGACGTATATTCTCAAGCGGAGACCCCCCCTCTTCACCACACATTACAGAGTCCTGCGCAGTGA